Within the Pseudomonadota bacterium genome, the region GCCCAAGCTCCTCACTAAACGGGCGCGCGGCGTAGCGAATGGGCTCGATATTGGCCGGTGCAGCGCCCGTCTGGAGGTTGCCATAACTGTCGTAGTCCACCCAGCTCAGTACGTTGAAGGCCGCGTCGGCTACTCCTCGGACTGACCCCAGGTGGTCCTTCAGGAACCACCGTTCGCCGCTTCCTCCGGCCCGCCAGACGCCATAAAGCTCGTCGATTTCGGCTGGGTCGTAGAGGAACGATGCGCTGATCTCCGCAGCGCTGTCTGCGAACTCGGCGATACGGTGCTCCCGATCATGCAAGACCCAGGTTTTTTGTCCGTTGACCACCCGAAACAGCAGGCGATCTTCAAAGTCATACTCGAATTGAACCGTCTGGTCAGCCGGAGCACCCAGGCTTGGATGAACGGTACCCTGGACGAGGCGATTACGATGATCGTAGACGTACTCGTCGACCACGCTGGATCCGCTGTGCGTGCGCCGAATCAGGTTCCCAGCATCGTCATACTCGTAGCTGTAATCGCCGGCCACCGTTATACGGTTGGGCGCAGCAACCGTGGCCGTGGATGGGGCCAGATGTGAGGTCAGGCGATTTCCACCGACATCGAAGGTATAGCTCTCGTCGGCGTAAGAAGGGTCGGTGTGGGAGGCAGCGGTAATCTGCCCTTTCGCGTCATAGATGTAGCTAACGGTATTACCCGCATGCGACTCGCTGAGCACTCGGCCCTCGTCGTCTCTGGTGTAGGTAAGCTCAGCATTAGGGTGCAGCAGCACGTTCATGTCGTCCAGATGCCTGATGACCGAGACTCGGCTCTGACTGTCGTATTCAAACTCCGATACCGATACGGCGTCACCGCCATTAGTCCCGGTCAACCGCTGGATCCGTTGGATTGTTCCAATCGGATTGCGAAAGATCTGTACCTCGTTGTCGCTGCTGTCAGGATTCCGCCATGTCAGTCGTAGCGTCTCACCGCCAAACGACTCAGCGCCAATAGATGCCTGGGTATTGTTGTTGATGCCGACTCTTACTAGCGTTGGACTTTCCTGCTCTGCGGACCAGGTGTAGCGCACTCGCCAGGACTCCTGACCCGGCAGGATGTAGTCCACGTGGTCGATGCGCGGCAGGCGGCCGCGGAATTCGTGGGTGTAGGTCTCTCCGCCAACGGTATCGTCGACCCGCTCAAGGCCCGTCCCAGGGTCGTACGTAAAGACGATTTCCCGGATAACCGCGCCGCCCATGTCGTGCCAGCGTTCGTGAGTGAGGCGCTGGTTCGCGTCGTAAGCGAAAGTGCGCCGCTTCCCGTTACGATCAATATTTTCGAGGATGTTGCCGTTGCCATCCCGGCCATAGGATTCACTGTTGCTCAACTGGTCCCGGACTGAGGTAAGTCGGTCGGCATAGTCAAAGGTGTAGGTAGTGGTATTGCCGAGCGGGTCGGTGACGACGTTGGGATTGCCGTCTGGATCGTAGCTGGTCTGGACCATACCGGACTCCGGCAGGCTGATTTCCGTCGGGTTTCTCTCACCGTCGTAGAAGATCTGGGAAGTATTGCCTGTCCGATCGGTTCGCGTCTGCGATCCGTCCAGGTTTTCGACCAGGCTGGCCGTGTTGCCTGCCTGGTCCTGCTGCGTGTTGAGCAAGCCGCTGGGGGTGTAGCTGATGTCCAGGCGCCCGTTGTTGTCGGTTCTCTCTATAGGCAAGCCGTTGTTTTGATTCACGAAGTCAACCGTATAGCCGCTCGAATTGCTCTGTGACTTGAGAAAACCATTGGCATCGTGGTCGTATGCGATCTGGAAAGCCGGTGAAGTCGTTTGGGTCCGCAGTTGACCCGACGGTCCGTACTCAAAGGTGGATGAAACACCCGCCGCTGGCTCCTCGCTCAAACGATTGCCTTCATCATCGTAAGTGAACTGATCGACCGATCCGTCTGGACCCTCAAAGCGCGTGATGTTTCCGAACTCGTCGTAAGCGATGTCGAAGCGGTTGTTGCTGAAATTGGCCAAAGGCGGCGTCAGCCGGGTGGGGCGGCCCATGGAGTCGTACTGATAGCCCCATTCCTCGCCGCTTGCATCCACGAATCGGGTCTCCCGGTCGGGATTTTCGGGGTCTTCATATTGATAGGTCACCGTATTGCCACCGGCGTCCTCGATCAGTGTGATATTGCCCCGCCCGTCGTACTCGTAGTACGTCATATTGCCGCGCCGGTCGGTGATGGTCCCGCTGAAGCCCTGCGGATCAGAGTTCACTTCGCGACGCTGGCCGTTTTCGTCGATGGTCGCAAGAAGACGACCGCTGTCCGGGTCGTACTCGAAGCGTCGGGGCATCCTGCCCTGCGGATCCATCATCGTATCCAGATAGTGGGGGTTAGTGACCGAGTAGACATAGCTGGTGATGTTCATATCCGGGTCTGTGACGCTGACCAGATCGCCGTTGCCGTCGTATTCATAAGACCAGGTGTTGCCATCAGGGTCGGAGATGGCCGTGATGCGGCCCTGCCCGTCACGTGCGAAGTTCAAGGCCGGTCCCGCAGAATGCTGGATCCCGTCGGGATTGAAATTCAGCGTGTTGCCGTTTCGGTCCTCTGCACCCAGCATCCCCTTATCTTCGTGCACGGAATACCGAATGCCGTCAGGCGAGATCAACACGTAGCTCTCAGGGTTATAGGGCAACTGGATTGAGAACAGGTAAACGCTTCCGTCGTCCCTGACGCGCAGAAACTCCTGGTCTCCCTGGGGCACTTCAAGCTGAAAGTAATTTCCTGGATCCGGCTCGAACTGGACTCGGTGTGGGATGCCGGTCAGGGTTGGCTGGCCCGGAACGGCGCCGAACGTGAAACCGAGACGCTCGCCGGTCGGGGCGGTAAGGTAGACCCGGGTACCAATGCGAAAAGGCGTGGAGCCGAAGAGACCCAGAACGCCGGTATCCGGGACAGTTTCACCGATATCGGTTTCCTGGAACTTCAAACTCCAGCCGAAGCCGAAGTCGCCCTGCGTTTCAGCATCCAGCGAATCGTATACCCGTGTGATGACGAGCGGGAAACCCGCCAGGTTGATATCGATATCGGTGAACTCCAGCCGGTTGCGCCCCAGCTTGGCCTCGCCGACCACCTCGAGCGCTAGCGGCTCAACCCAGCCGAGGCCGATGTCGTTCTCGACCACGATTCGCACGATGTAGCTGTTGTTGCGCAGCAGCGTGGCGTCGAAGTTGGCGAGCACGGTCGGGGTGTCGACGGTGGTGTTTCCGGAGCCGATCCGGCGCCAGTCCGGAATGTTGGACCCCAGATTGTTGACATCAACCGTATCGGCTCTGGCGTACTCGACGTACCACTCCGACAGCGGTCTGCTCGACGCGATGGTGCCGACGATGTCGACGGTCATGCTGATCTGGTCACCGGCGGCTGGAGAATCGATGACCACCAGCGGCCGCAGGTCTTCCTCGGGAACGTTTTTGGCCACCACCTGGCCGAAAAAGGCGAACTGTCCGGCGCCGTTGACCGCGCCCAGGCGCACAAAATAGACGCCGTCGGGAAGGGTGCTGACCGGCACAACACCTGCCGTCTCGGAGAACAGGTCGCCTGAGCCGGTCGCCAGTTCGAGGTAATCCGGATCGTCGGCTGACAAATTCTGCGGGTCCACGCTGTCGACCGGCGCATATTCGAGAGTCCAGCTGCTGGGATCACCGGTAATGGTTGCAATGATGGACACATCGTCGGAGGTGCTGATGCCGGGAGCGGGCGAGACGATTCGAACCCGGGGTGCGTTAGGGTCATCCCGCGCGCTGCGGCCGGCCACATTCGGGTTGTTGGGATTGGTGCCATCGCTATTGAAAATGATGTAGCCAGCGGAACGCGTCACCGCCTGATTCGCCGTATCGGTGACGGTGGCTTCCAGCAGCAGTTCGCCCGGGTTGGTCAGGCTGATGATTGCCAGGTTGTCCGAATCCAGCGTGGTCGGCTGGCCGTTCACGAGCAGCGTCAGGTCCGCAACGCCCAGATCGTCAAAGGCGGCAACCTCGATCGTCGCACTTTCGCCGGCGCGCAGTTCGGGGGTGTTGCTCTCATTGTCGGTAAGCCCGATCGTGAGTGTCGGCGGCAGGTCCTGGGAGAAGCGACCAAAGTTCAATCCGTTATAGATGCGATTGGCAGCATCGATCGTAACGATGTGTGCATAGGGGTCCGGGTCGGCAAAATTGATGGCCTCCATACCGACCAGCTCAAATCCTTCGATGCTGCCAAGTTCGTCTTGCCCGATGGCACGGATAAAGTTGACGGGCCCTTCCAGGCCGACGCTCGCGAAATCCACGCTGATCGTATTGTCGTCTTCCGAATACAACCCGAGTGAGGTCATTTCAGCAGGGCTTGGCCCGGCCAGGATCTCCACCATTTCGCCTGCGGTCCGTCGCGAAAGGGAATAGACCAGCAGGTCCGGACCGTCTCCGTCGATCATCGGCTCGTCGAAACGGAGCGTAATCTGGGCGTCCGTCGCCAGACTCAGGAATTCCGTGCCCCGGCGGATGTTCGCCGACCCCACCACCGGACGTACCCCGATAGGCCGTAGAACCAGGTCCACTGAATCCAGGACTCTCGGCAGCGGACCCTCGGCGGTCCGTTCCCACTCTCCCGGCCATTCGCTCGCGGTTTTGCCATAGGGCACGTCAAAATCGCCCACCCCAGCCGGTGAGTGAATGTACTCAACCACCTCGTCCGGCAGGCGGTCCAGCGCCGGCGTTAGCCCGCCTTCCGGAAAGGTCTGAAACTCTGGCGGCGCCAGCAGCTGGCGTACGTGATAAATGCCGGCGCCCAAGCCCACAAATCGGTAAAAGCCCTCGGCATCGGTAATGTTGGTCGGTTCCCCTGCGTCCAGCCGGCCATTGAAATTGCTGTCCAGGTAGACCGTTACGCCGGGGCGGCGCTCGCCGTCGCTCAAGCTGCCGTCGCGATCAGGATCGAACAGCACCTGGCCGCTGATCGCGCCGCCGGTGAAACCCTCACCCTCAAAACTGTCGGCAAACAGGATGTCGACGAACCCTTTCTCGGATTCTTGTCCTGCTTCCGCGCTAAATCCACTCAGCGCGGCCAGCAATCCCAGCGTGCCCGCGAGAGTTGTTAGAGTCCGGCGCCAGGAACGAGAAGTCTCTTGGCCATTGGCCGCGTCCGACAGCTTCGATTTCAACTTCATAACGGTTCCCGAGTATTCTCCGAATTGTTTTTTATCGCGTTTTTTGCGCGGCCAGATTGGACATTGAGATTTAAACTCTCGGAAATTTCTGTCGGTAATCGCACGCGTTCGGCGGCGATGGCGGTTGGCTGGAAACGCCAGCTCGTCAAATCCGCTCACTGCGCATCAATCAGCATTTCACATAGTGGCGTATTGTCTTCGGTGAGACGCTGAATGGGGATGACGCCAGGTGCGGCGCCTTCAAGATCGTAGTGGACGGTGGCGTCACCACAACTGTCCCACTGAACTGTGAGAGTGCCACTTTGCGTCGGTGGACCGACAGCCGGATCTGCGGCGTCGAAACGGCCCCCTGCTGAGAGAAAGACATCCAACGCTGCGGTGTCGCCGTCGAACGGCCCCTGGGCGGTCAGCCAGCGATGGCCCGGATCTCCGATCACGGCTGAGGCACCTGCCGTCGGCTCAGACACGTCGTAGGTAAACCAGGCGAGAAACACGATGCCGGTTTCCTCCAGGACCGTCAGCAGAAAACCCTGGCCCGGCGTTGCGGGGTTGAACCAGGCGTCGTTCAGACCGGCATTCAGGAAAAACTGGCAGTCGCTGTCGTCTTGGTCGCGCAAGCCGTCACCGTCGTTATCCAAACCCGTTGCGCCGAAGCGGGCTTCCGAGCCGTCGCTGTTGCAGGAGTCGGCAATCGCGCTGATGGCTTCAAGATAGTTTGACGGCAGTCGCCGCTCGGGGGCGGGCGTCGGGTCTTTGTCATGGCACTGAGAGCACGTGCCTTGACCCACCTGCCGCTCGTGGTGGAGGCGCAGTCCAGCTCCGGCTCCGCAGTGAACTTCAGACCGCGGGTCTGTCGCAAGACCGGTACAGTTGCCGGTCACGTCCTCTTGTCGCCCGTGGCACCCAACGCAGCTCTTTTCAAAAGTCCCGTCATCGGAAAAGTTTGTGAATACGGGGCTCGGCGCCTCTCGGAGATGGCAAGCCATGCACTTGTTATCTACCGATGGCTGATGTCCCTCCATCAGATGTGTTCCCCAAGCGGTGCCATCATGTTGAGAGATATAGTCGCCCTCGTTGAAGGTGCCGTGACAGCTTTCGCAGCCGGAATAGTCGGGGCTGGCAGCCACCGGCTGGATCCAAAATGCGAGCAACCCCATCACAATGGCGTAACTTCCTATCCAACCTGCTTTCATCGTTGTGGCTCCCCTGATTCCTGATGCACTGGTGATTGAGGTATGTGATCTTTTGGTTTCGGTCGCATAGCAGACCCTGGTTCTCCGCAATTTCTGTCTATCGCGTAATTACGTGGCCAGGTTGGACATCGGATTTCAGAATTTCGGAATTTTGTGCCGGCTTTCGCATCGGCCCGCGGCTTTCGTACCGCCTAGTCGGCGGGTTCACCGCCCTGGTCGGGAAGCTTCAGTCGCGACGCAGGCGCGACGACGTGGCCAGTGGGGAGGGGTAGCGTGAGCCGATCCACGTGGATGAAACGATGAAGGTGAGGAGCATCGTGATCTGGATCAGGCTCGCCGCGGGATCGCTGATAAAGCCCGTTTCCAGCGCGAGCACCGCAATTAGCAGCGCAAATTCGCTGCTCTGACCCAGCCGCACGCCGATCTCCTGGGCCACCTTCGGTTTCTCGCCCTGGCGGCTCAGCAGCCACCGGAACACGGCCGGTTTGATTAGCAGGAGCGCCGCGGCCAGAACCAGGGCAGGGAGCAGAATGTCGAGCGCGCCGTGCATATCCAGGCCGGCGCCCACCGAGAAGAAGAACACCACCAGAAAGAAATCACGCACGGGCCGCAGGTTCTGCACGATAAACAGCGCTGCCGGACTCTGCGCCAGCGCGACACCCGCGACAAACGCACCAATCTCGTGAGAAAAGCCCAGCAGATGGGCAATTTGGGCAATCCCAAGACACCAGCCCAGCGTGAGCAGAAACACATATTCATGGATGCCGTCGAAGCGAGCCATGAGCGCGCGCAGCAAAAACTTTTCCACAGCCAGCACAAGGCCAAGCAGCAGCGGCAGGACCAGCAGCAGCCTTCCCAGTTCCCAGCCGAGCGAGGATGTGCGCCCGTAGCTTTCGAGGAGAAGGAGTACACCCACCGCCATGATGTCCTGAAGCAGGAGAATGCTAATGATGAGCTTGCCGGTGCGACGATGGTGCAGCTCGGTCGTCGGCAGCAGCTTTACGCCGATGACGGTGCTGGAGAACATCATTGCCGCGCCGACCACCAGGCTGTCGGCAAGGCTAAGACCGAGCGCCGCGGAAACCGCCCAGCCGACAACGCCAAACAGCGTGGAGGACAAGAGCGTCACAACCGTCGCTTCACCCAGCCGTTGCGCCAGCTCCTGAGGCTGGAGATCCAGACCTAGGATAAACAGCAGGAATACGATGCCGACCTGAGCCATCCGGCGGAACAGCTCGGGGTCCGCTACCGCGTCAGCGCCCCAGGGGCCCAGCAAAACGCCGAGCACAATGTAGGCGACGAGCAACGATTGTTTGAGATAGAGGGCGAGCGTGGCGGCCAGCGCGGCGCCGGCAAAGATCACAACCACAGAAAAGAAAATCGGATCCTCACCCATGCCAAGAGCTTAGCACCTCAATATTTCGGCAACGGCGCACTACGGGAGCGATATCCAGAAGTTATGGAGGTTCGCGGAATCGTAGGTATTCATTGGGAACGACCATGACAGGGCAGTCGACCATCGCGTACAGTTCCGGTCATGCAGATTCCCAGCGAGATGCGCCAGTGGGTGCTGGCGAGCCGTCCAAACGGGCTGGCCACAGAGCAAGACTTTCGGCTTGAGACCGTACCGGTGCCCAGGCCAGGGCCCGGCGAGGTGCTGGTGCGGACACAGTATCTGGGTGTTGCCCCAGTCATGCTGCGCTATATGACCAACAGCACCGACTTTGAAAAGGATCTTGAGATCGGTGACGTGATGCACGGGCGAGGCGTGGGGCTGGTGGTTCAATCCAACAACCCTCGCTGGCAGCCCGGCGACCTGGTCTACGCGCGGCTACGCTGGCGCGAGTACGCGCAGTTCGACGATGACCCTTACTACATCCCCATGCGGATGGCGCACCCGGACCTGAAGTGGTCTTACGGCGTTGGCACCCTTGGCAACAACGGCTTCACCGCCTTGGTTGGTATACGCGACATTGGCCGATTAGCCCCGGGTGACCGCGTGCTGGTTTCGGGTGCAGCCGGTGGTGTCGGGAGCAACTGCGCCTTTGTGGCAAAAGCGCTGGGGGCCTCCAAGGTTGTCGGCATTGCCGGAGGCAGCGCCAAGTGTGAGCTCCTGACGAACCGGCTTTCGTACGACGCCGCGATCGACTACAAGACTGATGGCGTGGAAGCGGCGGTCGATGAACATTTTCCAGACGGCGTTGACGTGTTCTTCGACAATGTTGGCGGAGAGCTGCTTGATCAGGTTATGGCGCGGATCCGGCGCCGGGCAAGGATCGTGATCTGCGGGCGGATCTCCGAATACCTCAAAGACCCGGCGGACTACCACCGCCACCGCAACCTCTATCGGATCGGCCTTATGGACGCGAAGCTGGAAGGGTTTTTTGTGGATGATTACCGGGCGCAATATCCGGAACTCGAAGGGGTGCTGGCAGACTGGATTCGGGCCGGTCAACTCGAGCCCTATGAGGACGTGATGGAGGGGCTGGAACAGATGCCGGCGGCGCTCATCGGCCTCTATGACGGAACCAACTCCGGTGTGCGGGTTGTGCGCATCGATCCCACCGCGGATCAGCGATCTTGACCCAGAGCGGTCCTGTGCGGGGCATGACCGGGCAGCCCTGGTATCCCTGGGCGGTTGCTCTTCTGGCGATGCTCACGGTGGTGGGCAGCAACGGGATGAGCAACTCAGGCTTGACCGTCTTCGACGAATCGCTCCTCAACGAGTTCCAGTGGTCGGTTGGCGAACTCAAGGTCCGCGATTCCATCAATTTTTTTGGCGCAGCGCTGCTGGTGTTTTTTGCGGGCTGGATGATGGACCGGGTTGGCTTCAAGCCGCTGCTGCTGACCGGGCTCGCCCTGCTTTGCGGGGTTTATCTCGCGTATCCATACGCGGAAACCCTGCTGGGCGTCTACGCATTGCATTGTGTGCTGGCGCTTGTGGTCACCTGCTCGGGAAACCTCATCGCACTGATCACGGCAGCGACCTGGATGCCTCACCGGCGGGGCCTGGCGGTAGGGATCGCCGTCGCCGGGACCAGTATCGGAGGCATGATCATTCCCCCGCTGGCGGCGACGCTCAACCAGTCCGTGGGCTGGCGAGAAGCCATGCAGTGGCTGGCGATTTATCCAGCGCTTATTTTTGTGTTGGTTGCCCTGGTCGTTCGGCCCCGCAAGGTTGCGCAGCGCGGCGATCCATCCCTGGCTGAGGGTCTCACTTTTGGCGAGGCGGCCAGGACCCCCCAGTTCACCCTGGTGGCCATCGCCGGCGTCTGCACGTTCTACGCGATCCTCGCGCTTTATTCTCATTTGTTTTTGTACCTGCGGTCGCTGGAGTTTGAACCGGTGACCGCGGCGCTCGGCTTGACGGTGCTCTCGGCCCTGGGTCTGACCGGTAAGCTGGGGGCGGGATGGGCGAGTGACCTGGTGAACCCTTACCACCTGATCCGATTCTGCATGGTGCTGATGCTGACCGGGCTGGCCATCATCGTCCTCGTGCCGGGCGCGATCTGGGCAGGGCTGGCACTAACCGGGCTCGGTTGGGGTAGCCTGCACACCCTTTACAACTACCTGCTGCTGGACCTGTTTGGTATGCGGGCTGCCGGCCGCATCAATGGATTTATTAGCGCCGGCGAATCTCTTGGCGGGGCACTCGGAATCGCCCTCAGCGGTTTCCTTTTTGACAAGGCAGGGGACTATTCGCTGGCGTTCGGCGTGATGCTGGCCGTAATGGCCCTCGGCACGCTGTCGACGCTACGCCTCCGTCCGGTTGCGGGCAGGCCCGAGGCTGTCGGCGCGGCCCATTAGAAGATCAAATTCGGCGCCACGGAATCCATGGGTTCGTGGCATATTGTTACCAGTAGCCAACCCGAGGGGAATATCCAACATGTACCGACACATGAAGCTTGGCGCCTCGTTACTGCTATTGGCGACAACCGCCGGGGCGGAGGTTGTGTCTTCCAGCGAAAACCACTTTGTCCTTCGCCACGAAGCCGAGTCGACGCTACCCCCTCACGCACTCTGGGATCGACTGATCCAACCTTCAACGTGGTGGCATCCGGACCATTCGTACTCGGGAAAGGCAGAAAACTTGTCTCTGGACCCGACTGCAGGCGGATTGTGGCGTGAGGATTGGGAAGGTGGTTCGGTCAGTCATGGACGCGTCCTCTATGTCCAGGAGGGAAAGACCATTCGACTCGAGGCGCCGTTTGGTCCGCTGCAGGAGCTTGGCGTTTACGTCATCTGGACCATCAACATCAGCGAAAACGAGGATGGTTCTACGGTGGTGTTTGACGAGGTGGCGAATGGTCCCTCGACGGCAAACCTCCCCACCATGGCCAAAGCGGTCGACGGTGTGAAGGCTGAGGCGATTCGCCGGCTCACTATGCCGTAGCGACGGCCTGGCAGCGGAGCGTGGGGTAGTCCGTACCACTGGTTTTTAGTCCTGGAATTCACTAAGGTTTCGGGATCCTTCTTTACTGCTTTTCAGGACCCGATATGCTGAACCTGCGAGCTCCGATCGCCTTAGCTTATGCCCTCGCCGGCCTTCTGCTCACTGCCAGCGCCAGCTTTGCCCAGGAGGCCGTACGTCTATCAAAGCCAGTGGCCGTC harbors:
- a CDS encoding RHS repeat-associated core domain-containing protein, yielding MKLKSKLSDAANGQETSRSWRRTLTTLAGTLGLLAALSGFSAEAGQESEKGFVDILFADSFEGEGFTGGAISGQVLFDPDRDGSLSDGERRPGVTVYLDSNFNGRLDAGEPTNITDAEGFYRFVGLGAGIYHVRQLLAPPEFQTFPEGGLTPALDRLPDEVVEYIHSPAGVGDFDVPYGKTASEWPGEWERTAEGPLPRVLDSVDLVLRPIGVRPVVGSANIRRGTEFLSLATDAQITLRFDEPMIDGDGPDLLVYSLSRRTAGEMVEILAGPSPAEMTSLGLYSEDDNTISVDFASVGLEGPVNFIRAIGQDELGSIEGFELVGMEAINFADPDPYAHIVTIDAANRIYNGLNFGRFSQDLPPTLTIGLTDNESNTPELRAGESATIEVAAFDDLGVADLTLLVNGQPTTLDSDNLAIISLTNPGELLLEATVTDTANQAVTRSAGYIIFNSDGTNPNNPNVAGRSARDDPNAPRVRIVSPAPGISTSDDVSIIATITGDPSSWTLEYAPVDSVDPQNLSADDPDYLELATGSGDLFSETAGVVPVSTLPDGVYFVRLGAVNGAGQFAFFGQVVAKNVPEEDLRPLVVIDSPAAGDQISMTVDIVGTIASSRPLSEWYVEYARADTVDVNNLGSNIPDWRRIGSGNTTVDTPTVLANFDATLLRNNSYIVRIVVENDIGLGWVEPLALEVVGEAKLGRNRLEFTDIDINLAGFPLVITRVYDSLDAETQGDFGFGWSLKFQETDIGETVPDTGVLGLFGSTPFRIGTRVYLTAPTGERLGFTFGAVPGQPTLTGIPHRVQFEPDPGNYFQLEVPQGDQEFLRVRDDGSVYLFSIQLPYNPESYVLISPDGIRYSVHEDKGMLGAEDRNGNTLNFNPDGIQHSAGPALNFARDGQGRITAISDPDGNTWSYEYDGNGDLVSVTDPDMNITSYVYSVTNPHYLDTMMDPQGRMPRRFEYDPDSGRLLATIDENGQRREVNSDPQGFSGTITDRRGNMTYYEYDGRGNITLIEDAGGNTVTYQYEDPENPDRETRFVDASGEEWGYQYDSMGRPTRLTPPLANFSNNRFDIAYDEFGNITRFEGPDGSVDQFTYDDEGNRLSEEPAAGVSSTFEYGPSGQLRTQTTSPAFQIAYDHDANGFLKSQSNSSGYTVDFVNQNNGLPIERTDNNGRLDISYTPSGLLNTQQDQAGNTASLVENLDGSQTRTDRTGNTSQIFYDGERNPTEISLPESGMVQTSYDPDGNPNVVTDPLGNTTTYTFDYADRLTSVRDQLSNSESYGRDGNGNILENIDRNGKRRTFAYDANQRLTHERWHDMGGAVIREIVFTYDPGTGLERVDDTVGGETYTHEFRGRLPRIDHVDYILPGQESWRVRYTWSAEQESPTLVRVGINNNTQASIGAESFGGETLRLTWRNPDSSDNEVQIFRNPIGTIQRIQRLTGTNGGDAVSVSEFEYDSQSRVSVIRHLDDMNVLLHPNAELTYTRDDEGRVLSESHAGNTVSYIYDAKGQITAASHTDPSYADESYTFDVGGNRLTSHLAPSTATVAAPNRITVAGDYSYEYDDAGNLIRRTHSGSSVVDEYVYDHRNRLVQGTVHPSLGAPADQTVQFEYDFEDRLLFRVVNGQKTWVLHDREHRIAEFADSAAEISASFLYDPAEIDELYGVWRAGGSGERWFLKDHLGSVRGVADAAFNVLSWVDYDSYGNLQTGAAPANIEPIRYAARPFSEELGLYDNRRRFLDPMLGRFTQEDPIKHGGRDFNFYRYVLNSPTGFTDPAGTVAYAESNFLDTILFMVDYGKNNPEDPDDLAFPCHIAGWSASNFVYFDPLAELILDPRFATFPPDLDGADLKRLTGCNVSDD
- a CDS encoding cation:proton antiporter produces the protein MGEDPIFFSVVVIFAGAALAATLALYLKQSLLVAYIVLGVLLGPWGADAVADPELFRRMAQVGIVFLLFILGLDLQPQELAQRLGEATVVTLLSSTLFGVVGWAVSAALGLSLADSLVVGAAMMFSSTVIGVKLLPTTELHHRRTGKLIISILLLQDIMAVGVLLLLESYGRTSSLGWELGRLLLVLPLLLGLVLAVEKFLLRALMARFDGIHEYVFLLTLGWCLGIAQIAHLLGFSHEIGAFVAGVALAQSPAALFIVQNLRPVRDFFLVVFFFSVGAGLDMHGALDILLPALVLAAALLLIKPAVFRWLLSRQGEKPKVAQEIGVRLGQSSEFALLIAVLALETGFISDPAASLIQITMLLTFIVSSTWIGSRYPSPLATSSRLRRD
- a CDS encoding NADP-dependent oxidoreductase, coding for MQIPSEMRQWVLASRPNGLATEQDFRLETVPVPRPGPGEVLVRTQYLGVAPVMLRYMTNSTDFEKDLEIGDVMHGRGVGLVVQSNNPRWQPGDLVYARLRWREYAQFDDDPYYIPMRMAHPDLKWSYGVGTLGNNGFTALVGIRDIGRLAPGDRVLVSGAAGGVGSNCAFVAKALGASKVVGIAGGSAKCELLTNRLSYDAAIDYKTDGVEAAVDEHFPDGVDVFFDNVGGELLDQVMARIRRRARIVICGRISEYLKDPADYHRHRNLYRIGLMDAKLEGFFVDDYRAQYPELEGVLADWIRAGQLEPYEDVMEGLEQMPAALIGLYDGTNSGVRVVRIDPTADQRS
- a CDS encoding MFS transporter produces the protein MTQSGPVRGMTGQPWYPWAVALLAMLTVVGSNGMSNSGLTVFDESLLNEFQWSVGELKVRDSINFFGAALLVFFAGWMMDRVGFKPLLLTGLALLCGVYLAYPYAETLLGVYALHCVLALVVTCSGNLIALITAATWMPHRRGLAVGIAVAGTSIGGMIIPPLAATLNQSVGWREAMQWLAIYPALIFVLVALVVRPRKVAQRGDPSLAEGLTFGEAARTPQFTLVAIAGVCTFYAILALYSHLFLYLRSLEFEPVTAALGLTVLSALGLTGKLGAGWASDLVNPYHLIRFCMVLMLTGLAIIVLVPGAIWAGLALTGLGWGSLHTLYNYLLLDLFGMRAAGRINGFISAGESLGGALGIALSGFLFDKAGDYSLAFGVMLAVMALGTLSTLRLRPVAGRPEAVGAAH